In the genome of Epinephelus lanceolatus isolate andai-2023 chromosome 18, ASM4190304v1, whole genome shotgun sequence, one region contains:
- the tubb4bl gene encoding tubulin beta-4B chain yields the protein MREIVHLQAGQCGNQIGAKFWEVISDEHGIDPTGTYHGDSDLQLDRISVYYNEATGGKYVPRAILVDLEPGTMDSVRSGPFGQIFRPDNFVFGQSGAGNNWAKGHYTEGAELVDSVLDVVRKEAESCDCLQGFQLTHSLGGGTGSGMGTLLISKIREEYPDRIMNTFSVVPSPKVSDTVVEPYNATLSVHQLVENTDETYCIDNEALYDICFRTLKLTTPTYGDLNHLVSATMSGVTTCLRFPGQLNADLRKLAVNMVPFPRLHFFMPGFAPLTSRGSQQYRALSVPELTQQMFDAKNMMAACDPRHGRYLTVAAVFRGRMSMKEVDEQMLNVQNKNSSYFVEWIPNNVKTAVCDIPPRGLKMAATFIGNSTAIQELFKRISEQFTAMFRRKAFLHWYTGEGMDEMEFTEAESNMNDLVSEYQQYQDATAEEGEFEEEGEEEVA from the exons ATGCGCGAAATTGTGCATTTGCAAGCCGGTCAGTGCGGAAACCAGATCGGAGCCAAG TTCTGGGAGGTGATCAGCGATGAGCATGGCATTGATCCCACTGGTACCTACCATGGCGACAGCGATCTGCAGCTAGACAGAATCAGCGTCTACTACAATGAGGCCACAG GTGGGAAGTACGTGCCCCGAGCCATCCTGGTGGATCTGGAGCCTGGTACGATGGATTCAGTCAGGTCCGGTCCCTTTGGGCAGATCTTCAGACCCGACAACTTTGTCTTCG GTCAGAGTGGAGCTGGAAACAACTGGGCCAAGGGCCACTACACCGAGGGAGCCGAGCTGGTGGACTCCGTCCTGGATGTGGTGAGGAAAGAGGCTGAGAGCTGCGATTGCCTCCAGGGCTTCCAGCTTACACACTCCCTCGGTGGCGGTACTGGCTCTGGCATGGGCACCCTGCTCATCAGCAAGATCCGCGAGGAGTACCCTGACCGCATCATGAACACCTTCAGCGTGGTGCCTTCTCCCAAGGTGTCAGACACTGTGGTGGAGCCCTACAACGCCACTCTCTCTGTCCACCAGCTGGTGGAGAACACAGACGAGACCTACTGCATTGACAATGAAGCTCTCTATGATATCTGCTTCCGCACACTTAAACTCACCACCCCCACCTACGGAGACCTCAACCATTTGGTGTCCGCCACCATGAGCGGCGTGACCACATGTCTGCGTTTCCCCGGCCAGCTCAACGCTGACCTCCGTAAGCTAGCTGTCAACATGGTGCCCTTCCCCCGTCTGCACTTCTTCATGCCAGGCTTCGCCCCCCTCACCAGCAGGGGCAGCCAGCAGTATCGCGCCCTGTCCGTGCCTGAGCTCACCCAGCAGATGTTCGACGCCAAGAACATGATGGCCGCCTGCGACCCACGTCACGGCCGCTACCTCACTGTGGCTGCCGTGTTCAGGGGCCGCATGTCCATGAAGGAGGTGGATGAGCAGATGTTGAATGTGCAGAACAAGAACAGCAGCTACTTCGTAGAATGGATCCCGAACAATGTGAAGACTGCTGTCTGCGACATCCCACCCCGTGGCCTCAAAATGGCTGCCACCTTTATCGGCAACAGCACAGCCATCCAGGAGCTGTTCAAGCGCATCTCCGAGCAGTTCACTGCCATGTTCCGCCGTAAGGCCTTCCTCCACTGGTACACAGGAGAGGGCATGGATGAGATGGAGTTCACCGAGGCCGAGAGCAACATGAACGACCTGGTGTCCGAGTACCAGCAGTACCAGGATGCCACTGCTGAGGAGGGCGAGtttgaggaggagggagaggaggaagtcGCCTAA
- the crb3a gene encoding protein crumbs homolog 3a, with the protein MSRTPILPSLGPCWSRVEMAARLDVPGVVVGSVLLLVLSSNPACGNFTTLASDSRSNNTAGPNIAAIVAPTVTLGVLAIVLAVVAWLLCVVKKRRQTEGTYRPSAEEQSGARGVTAPDALKLPKEERLI; encoded by the exons ATGAGCCGAACTCCCATTCTGCCCTCACTTGGCCCCTGCTGGTCACGGGTAGAGATGGCAGCGCGTCTGGATGTGCCTGGAGTTGTGGTTGGGAGTGTTTTACTGCTAGTGCTGAGCAGTAATCCTGCGTGCG GGAATTTCACTACGCTTGCAAGTGACAGCCGTTCTAATAACACCGCT ggACCCAACATTGCAGCTATCGTGGCCCCGACAGTCACCCTGGGTGTTCTGGCGATAGTCTTGGCTGTTGTTGCCTGGCTCCTCTGCGTGGTGAAAAAGAGGAGACAGACTGAAGGGACGTATAGACCCAGTGCAGAGGAACAGTCCGGTGCACGCGGCGTGACGGCACCTGATGCACTAAAGTTACCAAAGGAGGAAAGACTCATCTGA